A portion of the Musa acuminata AAA Group cultivar baxijiao chromosome BXJ1-1, Cavendish_Baxijiao_AAA, whole genome shotgun sequence genome contains these proteins:
- the LOC135624778 gene encoding uncharacterized protein LOC135624778 isoform X2, with protein MYKQLQELQRQQQLQQLDHGARQTSPFSQLSSMPKPATGNQSPSTLNEIHANGAYNYMWPNNFVGGMPNLPSNSQMFTADNNNSLQSRCSASMHNLANGFALNDQGEAMRARGFNSEQINQTLHGIPVPVTSSVNQYSLFMGTSNNCLDLINRADATKVEKASYSSRTFQTDRRLAAQGCLQDNSSATSQKFQGKHFYENSPGQVLGHDVQMNSLQHNVQFQEHYGRQEQDDSSGNLQEKTMSQVGTSGSVASLDPIERELLFGTDDNNSVFSFGGCLISGMGEDMHGHSPENDNYGVFPSIHSGSWSALMQEAVQASGSDKGLQEEWAGLSVQKSEQLMVKPHITTSDNGKRPPAWDDRNLEIASSFPLFSDANATPTYSTAPSDRHPFKSAHEENNKVLTEAPNASLVSSSRGASNTEFHQNQSQSHVAEGCLQAQKPSTSGVWAGQAIEQNDKRFEDVRFISQEIGCGWGNQQNLPLSNISIQSVSRLNGWNTNYPVAFREDITSNYHETDGNLCKTSDNHANPNSELQPVKSFIRSPKMQAENSLAGNFHSGREPNNLRLNQDVQQQVINTQQTDLERHFALNTCVSAEGVQDVEKNQNRPSKRPQTWQSSLSMSVKRLGENHENVRDNGRVDVGEGYVGNTAKEKSLSTANDQYPFVIGGQKSSIQSGQHIVESKMLRNSLGSLRTVDPSLPSDNPLSVKGLSNSFFQGSSSGEQKFVGKTQFAGNIVMNSPAIVSKRTAVGSEELQSRNTMPVCASHSSFGESTAQCSQTETNSQASYNMLELFQKFDQSRNGNYINATDLPAQAAADISVTQLQLERCSNLRGFGLQLSPPSQPLPNYAPISKTDINNINNRQLDKEAGYQDQPCSNSLSSVRPVPPLDESSRRENWDKMSSLSGQRQKEHPEASKHFIFSSPAASESTLAVNQLQEHHHQLQQHGSSAKDHLVRQQQQGQQQNISDTIAHEELDQSVKVSFGNQTNISAFVKNASLVTQPCDSHDGVVPGQSIQTSLPPAGRFPTSGVASFAETHVPVGSQISSGGTDHTKSLFAGCSKISSSGQQLPVMQTKSASQSSISGMSQQVAFSKMLHNVWANVSAQQHQAGISPQNLTPNILQSIINNARDTSFQGMPKPGDQVHKEGSATPDVGTSSAKSRDEGNPVQVKSLNLIYTEKTGDAYKSTSAFHGEKAVLRPPLDGGPSVPISSLVHLHQQDINKATNGQAPALSSSVLCPPLTSNISSSCDIGISGCTSQPSDVQQNYSLLCQVQSMKASDSDVNKMTGKVSKAVGSNASQMKLNVDKRFDLWQSTVSRTPTDGKAGATSQISIPPDPKMLSFASNDSEERIPSPSTTGWHDVQTHTCPVSASSMMNIMGVSERTQLSPQMAPSWFDHPETCQKGSVMAVYDAQRSEKAAIQQNFFQKIPARMDNSHVVEQRFDSSHFDSYGQGALATKMALSESSPSVLPPDVTMDHDINVRLKKRKTTTDLSWHKIVTEPQRLLSISMAELDWAHTSNRLVEKVDDESEIMEDGPLAPQSRRRLILTTQLMHQLIPAAPAVLFKGDATSAYESVIFSVAKSALSDACNLISSSESNLHVLLGKENMISGELKISKKVEDDTFSKLMEDFVGRSKKLESEFSRLEKRASILDVRLECQELENFSIVNQLGKFHGRTRADGTEVSSTSQTAHRKLFPQRYITALPATGNFPEGVLCLSL; from the exons ATGTACAAGCAGCTCCAAGAGCTTCAGAGACAGCAACAACTTCAGCAACTAGATCATGGAGCACGACAGACAAGTCCTTTTAGCCAGTTGTCTTCTATGCCAAAACCTGCAACAGGAAATCAGTCACCTTCAACATTAAATGAAATACATGCCAATGGTGCATATAACTACATGTGGCCAAATAATTTTGTTGGAGGCATGCCCAATTTACCTAGTAACTCTCAAATGTTTACTGCTGACAACAACAACTCATTGCAGTCCCGGTGCTCTGCTTCCATGCACAATCTTGCAAATGGGTTTGCATTGAATGATCAAGGTGAAGCTATGCGAGCTAGGGGATTCAACTCAGAACAGATTAATCAGACTCTTCATGGCATTCCTGTTCCTGTCACCAGCTCTGTAAATCAATACTCTCTCTTCATGGGAACATCTaataattgccttgatttgataaATAGAGCAGATGCAACCAAGGTAGAAAAGGCATCATATTCATCTAGAACTTTTCAAACTGATCGGCGATTAGCTGCACAAGGTTGCTTACAGGATAATTCTTCGGCTACTTCACAGAAGTTTCAAGGAAAACATTTCTATGAAAATTCACCTGGACAAGTTTTAGGTCATGATGTACAAATGAACAGTCTGCAACATAATGTTCAGTTTCAGGAACATTATGGTAGGCAAGAACAAGATGATTCATCTGGTAACCTACAGGAAAAGACAATGTCACAAGTAGGAACTTCTGGCAGTGTTGCAAGTCTCGATCCTATAGAACGCGAGCTCTTGTTTGGCACTGATGACAACAACTCTGTATTTTCATTTGGTGGGTGTCTTATATCTGGCATGGGTGAAGATATGCATGGGCATTCACCAGAGAATGATAATTATGGTGTATTTCCTTCAATCCATAGTGGGAGCTGGAGTGCTCTTATGCAAGAAGCTGTACAAGCTTCTGGTAGTGACAAGGGGCTCCAGGAAGAGTGGGCTGGCTTGAGTGTTCAAAAATCAGAGCAACTGATGGTAAAGCCTCATATCACGACGAGTGACAACGGCAAGCGGCCACCTGCTTGGGATGATAGAAATCTTGAGATTGCATCATCTTTTCCTTTGTTTAGTGATGCTAATGCAACCCCAACCTACTCCACTGCCCCTAGTGATCGGCATCCTTTTAAGTCTGCTCATGAAGAGAACAATAAGGTTTTGACTGAGGCACCCAATGCATCTTTGGTATCATCCTCTAGAGGAGCCAGTAACACTGAGTTCCATCAGAATCAGAGTCAATCTCATGTAGCAGAAGGTTGTCTTCAAGCTCAAAAGCCTTCAACTAGTGGAGTGTGGGCTGGGCAGGCCATTGAACAGAATGATAAGAGGTTTGAGGATGTACGGTTTATTTCACAGGAGATAGGGTGTGGTTGGGGTAACCAACAAAACCTGCCCTTGTCTAATATTTCTATTCAGTCAGTTAGTAGACTAAATGGCTGGAACACAAATTATCCAGTAGCATTTAGAGAAGACATCACTTCAAATTATCATGAAACTGATGGCAATTTGTGCAAGACTAGTGATAATCATGCGAATCCAAATTCTGAATTGCAACCAGTCAAATCCTTCATCAGAAGTCCCAAGATGCAAGCTGAAAATTCCTTAGCTGGCAATTTTCATTCTGGTAGGGAACCTAACAACTTAAGATTGAATCAGGATGTGCAACAGCAGGTAATTAATACTCAGCAAACTGATTTAGAGAGACACTTTGCCCTTAACACATGTGTGAGTGCCGAAGGTGTTCAGGATGTTGAAAAAAACCAGAATCGACCAAGCAAAAGACCACAAACTTGGCAATCATCCTTAAGTATGTCCGTGAAAAGATTGGGTGAGAACCATGAGAATGTAAGGGACAAtggaagagtggatgtaggtgaaGGTTATGTTGGAAATACAGCAAAAGAGAAGTCTTTGTCGACTGCTAATGACCAATATCCTTTTGTGATTGGAGGCCAAAAGTCCTCAATTCAGTCTGGCCAACATATTGTAGAGTCTAAAATGTTACGGAATTCATTGGGAAGTTTGAGGACTGTGGACCCTTCTCTCCCATCTGATAACCCATTAAGCGTAAAGGGCCTGTCCAACTCATTTTTCCAGGGATCAAGTAGTGGGGAGCAAAAGTTTGTTGGGAAGACACAATTTGCTGGTAACATTGTTATGAACAGTCCTGCAATTGTGTCCAAG AGGACTGCAGTGGGATCCGAGGAACTGCAGTCTAGAAATACTATGCCTGTTTGTGCCTCTCACAGTTCTTTTGGTGAGTCAACTGCTCAATGTTCCCAGACTGAAACGAATTCTCAAGCAAG CTATAATATGCTTGAGCTTTTTCAGAAGTTTGATCAGTCAAGGAACGGGAATTATATAAATGCAACTGATCTACCTGCACAAGCTGCTGCTGATATTTCTGTTACTCAACTTCAGTTGGAACGGTGTTCTAACTTGAGAGGTTTTGGATTGCAATTGTCTCCACCATCTCAACCACTACCAAACTATGCACCAATCTCTAAGACGGACATTAATAATATTAACAATAGGCAATTGGACAAAGAGGCAGGATATCAGGATCAGCCATGCTCTAATTCTCTGTCTTCTGTTCGACCTGTTCCACCCCTTGATGAATCATCTAGAAGAGAAAATTGGGATAAGATGTCCAGCTTATCTGGACAGAGACAAAAGGAACACCCAGAAGCAAGTAAGCATTTTATTTTCTCATCACCAGCTGCTTCTGAATCTACTTTAGCTGTAAATCAGCTACAGGAACACCATCATCAGCTTCAACAACACGGTTCTAGTGCAAAAGATCACCTAGTGCGGCAacagcagcaagggcagcaacaaaaCATCTCTGACACAATTGCTCATGAAGAATTGGATCAATCTGTCAAGGTTTCTTTTGGCAACCAAACTAACATAAGTGCATTTGTTAAAAATGCTTCACTTGTGACGCAACCATGTGACTCTCATGATGGTGTTGTACCCGGCCAATCTATTCAAACATCATTGCCTCCTGCTGGTAGATTTCCAACTTCAGGTGTTGCTTCATTTGCTGAAACTCATGTACCTGTTGGTTCACAAATTTCTTCTGGAGGGACAGATCATACAAAGTCGCTATTTGCAGGCTGCTCTAAAATTTCAAGTTCTGGCCAACAGTTACCTGTTATGCAAACAAAGTCAGCTTCACAATCTTCCATATCTGGTATGTCTCAGCAAGTTGCCTTCTCAAAGATGTTGCACAATGTCTGGGCAAATGTATCAGCTCAACAGCATCAAGCTGGTATCAGTCCTCAGAATCTCACTCCAAACATACTTCAGTCCATAATAAACAATGCTAGAGATACAAGTTTTCAGGGCATGCCAAAGCCAGGTGATCAAGTACACAAGGAAGGAAGTGCAACTCCTGATGTTGGTACGAGTTCTGCTAAGTCACGAGATGAAGGTAATCCAGTTCAGGTCAAATCCTTGAATCTGATATACACTGAAAAAACGGGTGATGCTTATAAGTCAACAAGTGCATTCCATGGAGAAAAAGCAGTTTTAAGACCACCCTTAGATGGAGGCCCTAGTGTGCCGATTTCATCTTTGGTCCATCTGCATCAGCAGGATATTAACAAGGCAACAAATGGACAGGCTCCAGCTCTTAGCTCTTCAGTATTATGTCCTCCCTTAACAAGCAATATCTCTTCTAGCTGTGATATTGGTATATCTGGATGCACGTCACAGCCTTCAGATGTTCAACAAAACTATTCACTACTTTGTCAAGTACAATCCATGAAGGCTTCCGATTCTGATGTAAATAAGATGACAGGAAAGGTATCAAAAGCAGTTGGTTCTAATGCTTCTCAGATGAAACTCAATGTAGATAAGAGGTTTGATCTTTGGCAGAGTACAGTCTCCAGAACACCTACAGATGGCAAAGCTGGTGCAACTTCTCAGATTTCAATTCCGCCAGATCCCAAAATGCTGAGCTTTGCTTCAAATGACAGTGAAGAAAGAATTCCAAGCCCATCAACAACTGGATGGCATGATGTCCAAACTCACACTTGTCCTGTCAGTGCAAGTTCCATGATGAATATAATGGGAGTTAGTGAGCGCACCCAGCTTAGTCCTCAAATGGCTCCTTCCTGGTTTGATCATCCTGAAACCTGCCAAAAGGGCTCGGTGATGGCTGTTTATGATGCCCAGAGAAGTGAAAAAGCTGCTATTCAGCAAAATTTTTTTCAGAAAATTCCTGCAAGGATGGATAATTCCCATGTAGTGGAACAAAGATTTGACAGCAGCCACTTTGATAGCTATGGGCAAGGTGCATTAGCCACCAAGATGGCTCTCAGTGAATCATCTCCCTCAGTGCTGCCTCCTGATGTCACCATggatcatgatataaatgtaagattAAAGAAGCGGAAAACCACTACAGATCTGTCATGGCATAAGATAGTCACAGAACCACAAAGGTTGCTGAGCATCAG taTGGCAGAGTTGGACTGGGCTCATACTTCAAATAGATTGGTTGAGAAG GTGGATGATGAATCTGAAATTATGGAGGATGGCCCATTGGCGCCCCAGTCACGGCGAAGGCTAATCCTGACAACTCAGCTGATGCATCAACTTATTCCAGCAGCACCAGCTGTGCTGTTTAAAGGAGATGCAACTTCTGCTTATGAAAGTGTGATATTCTCTGTTGCCAAATCGGCACTTTCTGACGCATGCAACCTAATCTCTTCCTCAGAAAGCAATTTGCATGTGCTGTTGGGAAAGGAAAATAT GATTTCTGGAGAGCTTAAGATTTCCAAGAAGGTGGAGGATGATACTTTTTCAAAACTCATGGAAGATTTTGTTGGTAGATCTAAGAAACTTGAATCTGAATTCTCAAG GTTGGAGAAGAGGGCCTCGATATTAGATGTACGACTGGAGTGCCAGGAACTGGAGAATTTCTCCATCGTCAATCAGTTAGGCAAGTTTCATGGTCGGACTCGTGCAGATGGCACTGAGGTTTCTTCCACTTCTCAAACAGCCCATCGCAAACTCTTTCCACAGCGATACATAACCGCACTCCCAGCTACTGGAAATTTTCCTGAGGGGGTTCTCTGTCTCTCACTCTAG
- the LOC135624778 gene encoding uncharacterized protein LOC135624778 isoform X1, protein MQLWQQQLMYKQLQELQRQQQLQQLDHGARQTSPFSQLSSMPKPATGNQSPSTLNEIHANGAYNYMWPNNFVGGMPNLPSNSQMFTADNNNSLQSRCSASMHNLANGFALNDQGEAMRARGFNSEQINQTLHGIPVPVTSSVNQYSLFMGTSNNCLDLINRADATKVEKASYSSRTFQTDRRLAAQGCLQDNSSATSQKFQGKHFYENSPGQVLGHDVQMNSLQHNVQFQEHYGRQEQDDSSGNLQEKTMSQVGTSGSVASLDPIERELLFGTDDNNSVFSFGGCLISGMGEDMHGHSPENDNYGVFPSIHSGSWSALMQEAVQASGSDKGLQEEWAGLSVQKSEQLMVKPHITTSDNGKRPPAWDDRNLEIASSFPLFSDANATPTYSTAPSDRHPFKSAHEENNKVLTEAPNASLVSSSRGASNTEFHQNQSQSHVAEGCLQAQKPSTSGVWAGQAIEQNDKRFEDVRFISQEIGCGWGNQQNLPLSNISIQSVSRLNGWNTNYPVAFREDITSNYHETDGNLCKTSDNHANPNSELQPVKSFIRSPKMQAENSLAGNFHSGREPNNLRLNQDVQQQVINTQQTDLERHFALNTCVSAEGVQDVEKNQNRPSKRPQTWQSSLSMSVKRLGENHENVRDNGRVDVGEGYVGNTAKEKSLSTANDQYPFVIGGQKSSIQSGQHIVESKMLRNSLGSLRTVDPSLPSDNPLSVKGLSNSFFQGSSSGEQKFVGKTQFAGNIVMNSPAIVSKRTAVGSEELQSRNTMPVCASHSSFGESTAQCSQTETNSQASYNMLELFQKFDQSRNGNYINATDLPAQAAADISVTQLQLERCSNLRGFGLQLSPPSQPLPNYAPISKTDINNINNRQLDKEAGYQDQPCSNSLSSVRPVPPLDESSRRENWDKMSSLSGQRQKEHPEASKHFIFSSPAASESTLAVNQLQEHHHQLQQHGSSAKDHLVRQQQQGQQQNISDTIAHEELDQSVKVSFGNQTNISAFVKNASLVTQPCDSHDGVVPGQSIQTSLPPAGRFPTSGVASFAETHVPVGSQISSGGTDHTKSLFAGCSKISSSGQQLPVMQTKSASQSSISGMSQQVAFSKMLHNVWANVSAQQHQAGISPQNLTPNILQSIINNARDTSFQGMPKPGDQVHKEGSATPDVGTSSAKSRDEGNPVQVKSLNLIYTEKTGDAYKSTSAFHGEKAVLRPPLDGGPSVPISSLVHLHQQDINKATNGQAPALSSSVLCPPLTSNISSSCDIGISGCTSQPSDVQQNYSLLCQVQSMKASDSDVNKMTGKVSKAVGSNASQMKLNVDKRFDLWQSTVSRTPTDGKAGATSQISIPPDPKMLSFASNDSEERIPSPSTTGWHDVQTHTCPVSASSMMNIMGVSERTQLSPQMAPSWFDHPETCQKGSVMAVYDAQRSEKAAIQQNFFQKIPARMDNSHVVEQRFDSSHFDSYGQGALATKMALSESSPSVLPPDVTMDHDINVRLKKRKTTTDLSWHKIVTEPQRLLSISMAELDWAHTSNRLVEKVDDESEIMEDGPLAPQSRRRLILTTQLMHQLIPAAPAVLFKGDATSAYESVIFSVAKSALSDACNLISSSESNLHVLLGKENMISGELKISKKVEDDTFSKLMEDFVGRSKKLESEFSRLEKRASILDVRLECQELENFSIVNQLGKFHGRTRADGTEVSSTSQTAHRKLFPQRYITALPATGNFPEGVLCLSL, encoded by the exons ATGCAGTTGTGGCAACAGCAATTGATGTACAAGCAGCTCCAAGAGCTTCAGAGACAGCAACAACTTCAGCAACTAGATCATGGAGCACGACAGACAAGTCCTTTTAGCCAGTTGTCTTCTATGCCAAAACCTGCAACAGGAAATCAGTCACCTTCAACATTAAATGAAATACATGCCAATGGTGCATATAACTACATGTGGCCAAATAATTTTGTTGGAGGCATGCCCAATTTACCTAGTAACTCTCAAATGTTTACTGCTGACAACAACAACTCATTGCAGTCCCGGTGCTCTGCTTCCATGCACAATCTTGCAAATGGGTTTGCATTGAATGATCAAGGTGAAGCTATGCGAGCTAGGGGATTCAACTCAGAACAGATTAATCAGACTCTTCATGGCATTCCTGTTCCTGTCACCAGCTCTGTAAATCAATACTCTCTCTTCATGGGAACATCTaataattgccttgatttgataaATAGAGCAGATGCAACCAAGGTAGAAAAGGCATCATATTCATCTAGAACTTTTCAAACTGATCGGCGATTAGCTGCACAAGGTTGCTTACAGGATAATTCTTCGGCTACTTCACAGAAGTTTCAAGGAAAACATTTCTATGAAAATTCACCTGGACAAGTTTTAGGTCATGATGTACAAATGAACAGTCTGCAACATAATGTTCAGTTTCAGGAACATTATGGTAGGCAAGAACAAGATGATTCATCTGGTAACCTACAGGAAAAGACAATGTCACAAGTAGGAACTTCTGGCAGTGTTGCAAGTCTCGATCCTATAGAACGCGAGCTCTTGTTTGGCACTGATGACAACAACTCTGTATTTTCATTTGGTGGGTGTCTTATATCTGGCATGGGTGAAGATATGCATGGGCATTCACCAGAGAATGATAATTATGGTGTATTTCCTTCAATCCATAGTGGGAGCTGGAGTGCTCTTATGCAAGAAGCTGTACAAGCTTCTGGTAGTGACAAGGGGCTCCAGGAAGAGTGGGCTGGCTTGAGTGTTCAAAAATCAGAGCAACTGATGGTAAAGCCTCATATCACGACGAGTGACAACGGCAAGCGGCCACCTGCTTGGGATGATAGAAATCTTGAGATTGCATCATCTTTTCCTTTGTTTAGTGATGCTAATGCAACCCCAACCTACTCCACTGCCCCTAGTGATCGGCATCCTTTTAAGTCTGCTCATGAAGAGAACAATAAGGTTTTGACTGAGGCACCCAATGCATCTTTGGTATCATCCTCTAGAGGAGCCAGTAACACTGAGTTCCATCAGAATCAGAGTCAATCTCATGTAGCAGAAGGTTGTCTTCAAGCTCAAAAGCCTTCAACTAGTGGAGTGTGGGCTGGGCAGGCCATTGAACAGAATGATAAGAGGTTTGAGGATGTACGGTTTATTTCACAGGAGATAGGGTGTGGTTGGGGTAACCAACAAAACCTGCCCTTGTCTAATATTTCTATTCAGTCAGTTAGTAGACTAAATGGCTGGAACACAAATTATCCAGTAGCATTTAGAGAAGACATCACTTCAAATTATCATGAAACTGATGGCAATTTGTGCAAGACTAGTGATAATCATGCGAATCCAAATTCTGAATTGCAACCAGTCAAATCCTTCATCAGAAGTCCCAAGATGCAAGCTGAAAATTCCTTAGCTGGCAATTTTCATTCTGGTAGGGAACCTAACAACTTAAGATTGAATCAGGATGTGCAACAGCAGGTAATTAATACTCAGCAAACTGATTTAGAGAGACACTTTGCCCTTAACACATGTGTGAGTGCCGAAGGTGTTCAGGATGTTGAAAAAAACCAGAATCGACCAAGCAAAAGACCACAAACTTGGCAATCATCCTTAAGTATGTCCGTGAAAAGATTGGGTGAGAACCATGAGAATGTAAGGGACAAtggaagagtggatgtaggtgaaGGTTATGTTGGAAATACAGCAAAAGAGAAGTCTTTGTCGACTGCTAATGACCAATATCCTTTTGTGATTGGAGGCCAAAAGTCCTCAATTCAGTCTGGCCAACATATTGTAGAGTCTAAAATGTTACGGAATTCATTGGGAAGTTTGAGGACTGTGGACCCTTCTCTCCCATCTGATAACCCATTAAGCGTAAAGGGCCTGTCCAACTCATTTTTCCAGGGATCAAGTAGTGGGGAGCAAAAGTTTGTTGGGAAGACACAATTTGCTGGTAACATTGTTATGAACAGTCCTGCAATTGTGTCCAAG AGGACTGCAGTGGGATCCGAGGAACTGCAGTCTAGAAATACTATGCCTGTTTGTGCCTCTCACAGTTCTTTTGGTGAGTCAACTGCTCAATGTTCCCAGACTGAAACGAATTCTCAAGCAAG CTATAATATGCTTGAGCTTTTTCAGAAGTTTGATCAGTCAAGGAACGGGAATTATATAAATGCAACTGATCTACCTGCACAAGCTGCTGCTGATATTTCTGTTACTCAACTTCAGTTGGAACGGTGTTCTAACTTGAGAGGTTTTGGATTGCAATTGTCTCCACCATCTCAACCACTACCAAACTATGCACCAATCTCTAAGACGGACATTAATAATATTAACAATAGGCAATTGGACAAAGAGGCAGGATATCAGGATCAGCCATGCTCTAATTCTCTGTCTTCTGTTCGACCTGTTCCACCCCTTGATGAATCATCTAGAAGAGAAAATTGGGATAAGATGTCCAGCTTATCTGGACAGAGACAAAAGGAACACCCAGAAGCAAGTAAGCATTTTATTTTCTCATCACCAGCTGCTTCTGAATCTACTTTAGCTGTAAATCAGCTACAGGAACACCATCATCAGCTTCAACAACACGGTTCTAGTGCAAAAGATCACCTAGTGCGGCAacagcagcaagggcagcaacaaaaCATCTCTGACACAATTGCTCATGAAGAATTGGATCAATCTGTCAAGGTTTCTTTTGGCAACCAAACTAACATAAGTGCATTTGTTAAAAATGCTTCACTTGTGACGCAACCATGTGACTCTCATGATGGTGTTGTACCCGGCCAATCTATTCAAACATCATTGCCTCCTGCTGGTAGATTTCCAACTTCAGGTGTTGCTTCATTTGCTGAAACTCATGTACCTGTTGGTTCACAAATTTCTTCTGGAGGGACAGATCATACAAAGTCGCTATTTGCAGGCTGCTCTAAAATTTCAAGTTCTGGCCAACAGTTACCTGTTATGCAAACAAAGTCAGCTTCACAATCTTCCATATCTGGTATGTCTCAGCAAGTTGCCTTCTCAAAGATGTTGCACAATGTCTGGGCAAATGTATCAGCTCAACAGCATCAAGCTGGTATCAGTCCTCAGAATCTCACTCCAAACATACTTCAGTCCATAATAAACAATGCTAGAGATACAAGTTTTCAGGGCATGCCAAAGCCAGGTGATCAAGTACACAAGGAAGGAAGTGCAACTCCTGATGTTGGTACGAGTTCTGCTAAGTCACGAGATGAAGGTAATCCAGTTCAGGTCAAATCCTTGAATCTGATATACACTGAAAAAACGGGTGATGCTTATAAGTCAACAAGTGCATTCCATGGAGAAAAAGCAGTTTTAAGACCACCCTTAGATGGAGGCCCTAGTGTGCCGATTTCATCTTTGGTCCATCTGCATCAGCAGGATATTAACAAGGCAACAAATGGACAGGCTCCAGCTCTTAGCTCTTCAGTATTATGTCCTCCCTTAACAAGCAATATCTCTTCTAGCTGTGATATTGGTATATCTGGATGCACGTCACAGCCTTCAGATGTTCAACAAAACTATTCACTACTTTGTCAAGTACAATCCATGAAGGCTTCCGATTCTGATGTAAATAAGATGACAGGAAAGGTATCAAAAGCAGTTGGTTCTAATGCTTCTCAGATGAAACTCAATGTAGATAAGAGGTTTGATCTTTGGCAGAGTACAGTCTCCAGAACACCTACAGATGGCAAAGCTGGTGCAACTTCTCAGATTTCAATTCCGCCAGATCCCAAAATGCTGAGCTTTGCTTCAAATGACAGTGAAGAAAGAATTCCAAGCCCATCAACAACTGGATGGCATGATGTCCAAACTCACACTTGTCCTGTCAGTGCAAGTTCCATGATGAATATAATGGGAGTTAGTGAGCGCACCCAGCTTAGTCCTCAAATGGCTCCTTCCTGGTTTGATCATCCTGAAACCTGCCAAAAGGGCTCGGTGATGGCTGTTTATGATGCCCAGAGAAGTGAAAAAGCTGCTATTCAGCAAAATTTTTTTCAGAAAATTCCTGCAAGGATGGATAATTCCCATGTAGTGGAACAAAGATTTGACAGCAGCCACTTTGATAGCTATGGGCAAGGTGCATTAGCCACCAAGATGGCTCTCAGTGAATCATCTCCCTCAGTGCTGCCTCCTGATGTCACCATggatcatgatataaatgtaagattAAAGAAGCGGAAAACCACTACAGATCTGTCATGGCATAAGATAGTCACAGAACCACAAAGGTTGCTGAGCATCAG taTGGCAGAGTTGGACTGGGCTCATACTTCAAATAGATTGGTTGAGAAG GTGGATGATGAATCTGAAATTATGGAGGATGGCCCATTGGCGCCCCAGTCACGGCGAAGGCTAATCCTGACAACTCAGCTGATGCATCAACTTATTCCAGCAGCACCAGCTGTGCTGTTTAAAGGAGATGCAACTTCTGCTTATGAAAGTGTGATATTCTCTGTTGCCAAATCGGCACTTTCTGACGCATGCAACCTAATCTCTTCCTCAGAAAGCAATTTGCATGTGCTGTTGGGAAAGGAAAATAT GATTTCTGGAGAGCTTAAGATTTCCAAGAAGGTGGAGGATGATACTTTTTCAAAACTCATGGAAGATTTTGTTGGTAGATCTAAGAAACTTGAATCTGAATTCTCAAG GTTGGAGAAGAGGGCCTCGATATTAGATGTACGACTGGAGTGCCAGGAACTGGAGAATTTCTCCATCGTCAATCAGTTAGGCAAGTTTCATGGTCGGACTCGTGCAGATGGCACTGAGGTTTCTTCCACTTCTCAAACAGCCCATCGCAAACTCTTTCCACAGCGATACATAACCGCACTCCCAGCTACTGGAAATTTTCCTGAGGGGGTTCTCTGTCTCTCACTCTAG